CCTATCGGACGCAGGCACGGAGGCCTGCGCCACCGATGCAACGGGTGGGGCCGGCCTCCGTGCCGGCCGCGATGTCGGAGCGAAGTCATCAGAGCCGCGCTATGAGATGTCCGTCCCCGAACTACCCGCCGAGCAGATGAGCTGGTAGTTGGTGGCCTGGACCGGTGGCGCAGTGGAGCTGAAGCCCCCCCAAGGGCTGTATCCGTCGGCCGGCTCTATCCTCATGGCTAGTTTCCAGCCGTTTGTCGGCCCGCCGGCGAAGGTCCCGTTGACCGCTCCGACAAACATGTCGTTCAGGTGCCCGTTATCGCCCCTCGGCACCCTGGCCGTGAACGCTCGAAACAGACACAGGTCACCGAACGTGGTCGGATAAGGCGTCGGGCAGAAGCTCGGCGTCGCGCAGTATTCGGGGTCGAACGTGTCTTGCCCGGCCGGGCTGTGCATGTCGTAGGAGAGGCCGTTGGCCTGCGCCGAGCCGCCGAGCTGCGCGACCGCGAAGTGCCCGTATGCCAGCGCGGCGGGCGCCGCCAGACCGGCCAGAACTGCCATCCCTGCAGCCGCACCGAAGATTTTCCTCGTCTCCCTCATGCCCCATCCTCCGGCCGGAAACGAGTCGTGCGCTCAGGAAACTCGCATGCTCGTCACCGGTCATGCCAAGCTAGCAACACTTCGTTTTTTTTTCTTTGCTCGGCCTCAAAGGTCCGTTCATTTTCGCTTCGATTTCCATCAAGGCGCATCGGCACCTGGTCATGTCCGGCGAGGCAGCCCACCGCTCGGGGCCGGGCTTTCGGGCGGGTGCAGTAGGTTGATGGTCCTCGACTTCGGCGGGAGGTCCGGGCTTCCCGGAGGCTACGGCAAGTTCCCGGTAACTGCCCGCAGGGCGTGCACCCGGCCGTGGCCCCAGCCGGTGTCGAAGCCGACCGGTCCCAGGTCGGTGGCCGTCTGCGCCAGGCGGTTCTTCACGCGGGCGGTCCAGGCCTTCGTGGCCTGGCTGGCGTCGCCCGTGCCGTACACGGCGTTGACGAGGGCCGCCACGCCGGCGACGAAGGGCGTCGCCGAACTGGTGCCGTTGAACAGCTTGTAGGTGTTGCCCCGGCCCGTGGCCCAGATCATGTTGCCGGGCCCGGCGACCCAGATCTCGTCGCCGCGGCTGGAGTAGGGCGCCAGCAACTCGAAGCCCTGGTACTGCATCGACGCCGACACGGCCGCCACGAGCGGGTTGTTGGCCGGCGACTCGACGCGCCCGTCGCCCTGGTTGTTGCCGGCCGCCACGAGCACCAGGATGCCCCGGTCGCGCAAGAACTCGAGGGCGGCGTCGTAGGTGGCCACGACGCCGGCGATCGAGGCTCCCAGGCTCATGTTGACCACCCGCACGGGCCCGGCGCCGGCGTTCGACAGGTTCGTGTACGGGCTGTCGGCGCGATTGTAATAGCCGCAGATCTGCAGGCTCTGGATGATGTTGAAGTCCGTCGCGTTGCCGTTGGAGTCGGTGACGCGGATGGGCAGCACGGGGACCCCGGGCGCGACGCCGGCCGCGCCCAGCGAGTTGTTCTTCAAGGCGC
This window of the Candidatus Tanganyikabacteria bacterium genome carries:
- a CDS encoding S8 family serine peptidase, with product MLPAAVPVTAPSVSLRDRAVPDLTAVGEGSAGGGALPAAASGGGGAVAGAKVVPGQLVVTTTGHVPPDLAGAGLSGASWVASASFGAQTTWLLEVAPGDTARASGLLARLPAVAAVAPNHLIEPMGEAPPTNDPLLPSQWSHGSDVSNVYGAWAVWDALPAGRRSDSTVAVIDWFPEKVHDDLNLLTGYWSAPTLTAGQPVATLGERSQDSDHGIAVSGVIGALKNNSLGAAGVAPGVPVLPIRVTDSNGNATDFNIIQSLQICGYYNRADSPYTNLSNAGAGPVRVVNMSLGASIAGVVATYDAALEFLRDRGILVLVAAGNNQGDGRVESPANNPLVAAVSASMQYQGFELLAPYSSRGDEIWVAGPGNMIWATGRGNTYKLFNGTSSATPFVAGVAALVNAVYGTGDASQATKAWTARVKNRLAQTATDLGPVGFDTGWGHGRVHALRAVTGNLP